AGGTTTCGGGGCTGCATCTGCTCGAAGTTGATCTGCGCGGGGTTTGTTCGTGTGGTGATCTTTGGTGCGTGTGATGTTTGAGAACTCAACAGTGTGTCATGCATAGATTGTTGTGACGTTTGTGTGCATGCGGTCTTTTGATCGTGTGTGTGTTTTCGGCAATGATGATTCTGATGACGAGTTTGTCAGCAGGTCTGAATGCTGGGTTTGGATTTTCTTATGGAGAGTTTGATCCTGGCTCAGGACGAACGCTGGCGGCGTGCTTAACACATGCAAGTCGAGCGGAAAGGCCCTTTCGGGGGTACTCGAGCGGCGAACGGGTGAGTAACACGTGAGTAATCTGCCCTGTGCTCTGGGATAGCCACCGGAAACGGTGATTAATACCGGATATAACCACTGTCCGCATGGGTTGGTGGTGGAAAGTTTTTTCGGCGCAGGATGTGCTCGCGGCCTATCAGCTTGTTGGTGAGGTAATGGCTCACCAAGGCTTTGACGGGTAGCCGGCCTGAGAGGGTGACCGGTCACACTGGGACTGAGACACGGCCCAGACTCCTACGGGAGGCAGCAGTGGGGAATATTGGACAATGGGCGGAAGCCTGATCCAGCAACGCCGCGTGAGGGATGACGGCCTTCGGGTTGTAAACCTCTTTCAGTACCGACGAAGCGCAAGTGACGGTAGGTACAGAAGAAGGACCGGCCAACTACGTGCCAGCAGCCGCGGTAATACGTAGGGTCCGAGCGTTGTCCGGAATTATTGGGCGTAAAGGGCTCGTAGGCGGTTTGTCGCGTCGGGAGTGAAAACACCGGGCTTAACTCGGTGCTTGCTTCCGATACGGGCAGACTAGAGGTATGCAGGGGAGAATGGAATTCCTGGTGTAGCGGTGAAATGCGCAGATATCAGGAGGAACACCGGTGGCGAAGGCGGTTCTCTGGGCATTACCTGACGCTGAGGAGCGAAAGTGTGGGGAGCGAACAGGATTAGATACCCTGGTAGTCCACACCGTAAACGTTGGGCGCTAGGTGTGGGGCCTATTCCATGGGTTCCGTGCCGTAGCTAACGCATTAAGCGCCCCGCCTGGGGAGTACGGCCGCAAGGCTAAAACTCAAAGGAATTGACGGGGGCCCGCACAAGCGGCGGAGCATGCGGATTAATTCGATGCAACGCGAAGAACCTTACCTGGGTTTGACATACACCGGAAGCCCCCAGAGATGGGGGTCTCTTTGATACTGGTGTACAGGTGGTGCATGGCTGTCGTCAGCTCGTGTCGTGAGATGTTGGGTTAAGTCCCGCAACGAGCGCAACCCTCGTTCCATGTTGCCAGCGGGTTATGCCGGGGACTCATGGGAGACTGCCGGGGTCAACTCGGAGGAAGGTGGGGATGACGTCAAGTCATCATGCCCCTTATGTCCAGGGCTTCACGCATGCTACAATGGCCGGTACAAAGGGCTGCGATCCCGTGAGGGGGAGCGAATCCCAAAAAGCCGGTCTCAGTTCGGATTGGGGTCTGCAACTCGACCCCATGAAGTCGGAGTCGCTAGTAATCGCAGATCAGCAACGCTGCGGTGAATACGTTCCCGGGCCTTGTACACACCGCCCGTCACGTCACGAAAGTCGGCAACACCCGAAGCCGGTGGCCTAACCCTTGTGGAAGGAGCCGTCGAAGGTGGGGCTGGCGATTGGGACGAAGTCGTAACAAGGTAGCCGTACCGGAAGGTGCGGCTGGATCACCTCCTTTCTAAGGAGCACACCCTCATCGACAGCCGGGTGCGTTGTCGGTCTTCAGGGGTGTTCGGATAGTGGAACGCAACAATCGTGGGACGGTCATTCCTTTGTGGGGTGTCTTGTTCGGTAGGTGTGGCACGCTGTTGGGTGTCTGAGGCATCAGACGCCTGCTCGGGTTGGTCCGGGTGTGGGGCTGGTTGGCTTCTGGTTGTTTGATTTCTTCATAGTGGACGCGAGCATTAATATTAGTGTTTGTTTCGTGATTGTTTTGTGTGTTCTCTTAATTGGTTTGTTCCATGAGGGCTGCTGACAGTTCATGATTGCTCGGCTCGTCGCTGCTGTGCCCTTGTGGGGGTGGTGGTGGGGGTGGGGTTGTTGTGTGTGTTGGTGGTTTGTTGTGGGCAAGTTGTTAAGGGCACATGGTGGATGCCTTGGCATCGAGAGCCGATGAAGGACGTTGGAGCCTGCGATATGCCCTGGGGAGTTGGCAACCGAGCGTTGATCCGGGGATGTCCGAATGGGGAAACCCAGCTGGAGTCATGTCCAGTTACCCGCATCTGAATGAAATAGGGTGTGTGGAGGGAACACGGGGAAGTGAAACATCTCAGTACCCGTAGGAAGAGAAAACAAAAGTGATTCCGAGAGTAGTGGCGAGCGAAATCGGATGAGGCTAAACCCATGTCGTGTGATAGCCGGCAGGCGTTGCGGTGTGGGGGTTGTGGGAGTGTTGTTGCTGTCTCTGCCGGGATGGCGCGCAGTAAGAAACCAGACGTGAGGTCGAAGTCCGTTGGAAAGCGGTGCCGTAGCGGGTGATAGCCCCGTAGACGACAGTGTCTGGCTGTGTTCAGCATTTCCCAAGTAACACGCCACCCCTGAAATGGTGTGTGAATCTGGCGGGACCACCCGTTAAGCCTAAATACTCCTCGATGACCGATAGCGGACCAGTACCGTGAGGGAAAGGTGAAAAGTACCCCTGGCGGGGAGTGAAATAGTACCTGAAACCATGTGCCTACAATCCGTTGGAGCCTGTGAGGGTGACAGCGTGCCTTTTGAAGAATGAGCCTGCGAGTTAGCGATACGTGGCGAGGTTAACCCGTGTGGGGTAGCCGTAGCGAAAGCGAGTCCGAATAGGGCGTTTGAGTCGCGTGTTCTAGACCCGAAGCGGAGTGATCTATCCATGGGCAGGTTGAAGCGCCGGTAAGACGGCGTGGAGGACCGAACCCACTTCAGTTGAAAATGGAGGGGATGACCTGTGGATAGGGGTGAAAGGCCAATCAAACTCCGTGATAGCTGGTTCTCCCCGAAATGCATTTAGGTGCAGCGTTGCGTGTTTCTTGCCGGAGGTAGAGCACTGGATAGCCGATGGGCCCTACCAGGTTACTGACGTTAGCCAAACTCCGAATGCCGGTAAGTGAGAGCGTGGCAGTGAGACTGTGGGGGATAAGCTTCATAGTCGAGAGGGAAACAGCCCAGACCATCGGCTAAGGCCCCTAAGAGGTGGCTAAGTGGAAAAGGATGTGGAGTCGCAGTGACAACCAGGAGGTTGGCTTGGAAGCAGCCACCCTTGAAAGAGTGCGTAATAGCTCACTGGTCAAGTGATTCCGCGCCGACAATGTAGCGGGGCTCAAGCCATCCGCCGAAGCCATGGCAATCGTATTCAACCCAGGCCACTACTTGATGGTGGTCCAGGGGTACGGTTGGGTAGGGGAGCGTCGTGTCACGGGTGAAGCGCCGGAGTGATCCAGGTGTGGATGTGACACGAGTGAGAATGCAGGCATGAGTAGCGAATCACGGGTGAGAAACCCGTGCGCCGATTGATCAAGGGTTCCAGGGTCAAGCTAATCTGCCCTGGGTAAGTCGGGACCTAAGGCGAGGCCGACAGGCGTAGTCGATGGACAACGGGTTGATATTCCCGTACCGGCGAAATGGCGCCCATGACGAGCCCGGTGATGCTAACCACCCAAAGCATCTCGTACCGATGTCTTCGGACAAAGGGCGTGGTGTGGAGCGTGGGATCCGATCCGGTAGTAGTCAAGCGATGGGGTGACACAGGAAGGTAGCCCAACCGCCGCGATGGTAGACGGCGGGTAAGCATGTAGGGGGTGTGGTAGGCAAATCCGCCACGCAGCCGTTGGATCGGTGGCCCTGAGATGTGATGCCGACCCCGTAGGGGGGAAGTGGGTGATCCTATGCTGTCGAGAAAAACCTCTAGCGAGCCATGAGCCGCCCGTACCCGAAACCGACTCAGGTGATCAGGTAGAGAATACCGAGGCGATCGAGACAACCATGGTTAAGGAACTCGGCAAAATGCCCCCGTAACTTAGGGATAAGGGGGGCCCGATGTGTGAACCCACTTGCTGGGGGAAGCACAGGAGGCCGCAGAGACCAGGGGAAAGCGACTGTTTACTAAAAACACAGGTCCGTGCGAAGTTGTAAGACGATGTATACGGACTGACTCCTGCCCGGTGCTGGAAGGTTAAGAGGACGGGTTAGACGCAAGTCGAAGCTCAGAATTTAAGCCCCAGTAAACGGCGGTGGTAACTATAACCATCCTAAGGTAGCGAAATTCCTTGTCGGGTAAGTTCCGACCTGCACGAATGGAGTAACGACTTTCCTACTGTCTCAACCATGGACTCGGCGAAATTGCACTACGAGTAAAGATGCTCGTTACGCGCGGCAGGACGGAAAGACCCCGGGACCTTTACTATAGTTTGGCATTGGTGTTTGGTTCGGCTTGTGTAGGATAGGTGGGAGACTGTGAAACCTTCACGCCAGTGGGGGTGGAGTCATCGTTGAAATACCACTCTGGTCGTACTAGATGTCTAACCTAGGGCCATGATCTGGTTCAGGGACAGTGCCTGATGGGTAGTTTAACTGGGGCGGTTGCCTCCCAAAATGTAACGGAGGCGCTCAAAGGTTCCCTCAGCCTGGTTGGCAATCAGGTGTTGAGTGTAAGTGCACAAGGGAGCTTGACTGTGAGACAGACATGTCGAGCAGGGACGAAAGTCGGAACTAGTGATCCGGCCACTGCGAGTGGAAGCGTGGTCGCTCAACGGATAAAAGGTACCCCGGGGATAACAGGCTGATCTTCCCCAAGAGTCCATATCGACGGGATGGTTTGGCACCTCGATGTCGGCTCGTCGCATCCTGGGGCTGGAGTAGGTCCCAAGGGTTGGGCTGTTCGCCCATTAAAGCGGCACGCGAGCTGGGTTTAGAACGTCGTGAGACAGTTCGGTCCCTATCCGCCGCGCGCGTAGGAAACTTGAGAAAGGCTGTCCCTAGTACGAGAGGACCGGGATGGACGAACCTCTGGTGTGCCAGTTGTACCGCCAGGTGCATGGCTGGTTGGCTACGTTCGGAAGTGATAACCGCTGAACGCATCTAAGCGGGAAGCACGTTTCAAGATGAGGTTTCCCACCCCTTGTGGGTTAAGGCCCCCAGCAGAACACTGGGTTGATAGGCCGGAGGTGTACAGCAGTAATGCCCAGCCGACCGGTACTAATAGGCCGAAGACTTGCCACAACAAACCCCCAACACACTCAACAAACCACGTATACAGCACTGTGTTGGTGCGCGCGTCCACATGAAGAAGACCAACCCCGGAAACCATGCACGGGGTTCATAGAGTTACGGCGGCCATAGCGGCAGGGAAACACCCGGTCCCATCCCGAACCCGGAAGTTAAGCCTGCCAGCGCCGATGGTACTGCAACCGAGAGGATGTGGGAGAGTAGGACGCCGCCGGACAAACATTCAGGCAGGGGCCACCCGGGAGGGTGGCCCCTGCTCTGTTTTGGACCTAAATTCCTCAATAGCGATCTCGAGAAGTCCCAGGAGACTGACGTGGCAGACCAGCGTGGCCGTCGTGACGGCGCGGGTGCCCCCCGCAAGGGTGGCCCTCGACAGGGTGGAGCTCCCCGCAAGGGTGCGAGCTCCCGCAACGGTGAGGACCGCAAGCCCTACGACCGCAAGCCCAGCGGAGATCGCAAGCCGACCGGCGACCGCAAGCCGACCGGTGACCGGAAGCCCAGTGGCGACCGGAAGCCCAGCGGTGACCGGCGCTGGTCGGACGACCGCAAGCCCGCGGGGCGCGGCGGCAAGCCCACGGGGGAGCGCCGGCCGCGCATGGAGCCGGCCGAGCGCACCGAGAAGCAGGCGATCTACGACGGTCCGCCGCTGCCCGAGGACGTGACCGGCTCCGAGCTCAGCGCCTCGGTGCGGGCGCAGCTCAAGGGCCTGCCGGAGAAGCTGGCGGCGCGCGTGGCCCGCCACCTCGCGGCGGCCGGTCAGCTGGTCGACGACGAGCCGGAGACGGCCTACCAGCACACGCTGGCCGCGAAGGCGCGTGCACCGCGGATCGCCGCCGTGCGCGAGGCCGTCGGTGAGGCTGCCTACGCGGCCGGTCACTACGCCGAGGCGCTCTCCGAGCTGCGGGCGGCGAAGCGGATGAACGGTGTGACGGCGTACCTGCCGATCATGGCCGACTGCCACCGCGCACTCGGCAACCCGACCCGTGCCCTCGAGCTCGCCAAGAGCCCGTCGGTGGTGAAGTTCGTGCCGGCCGCCAAGGCCGAGATGACGCTCGTGGAGGCCGGCGCGCGCCGCGACCTCGGGCAGCTCGACGCCGCGCTGCGCACGCTCGAGGTCTCCCCGCTCAACACCAAGACGAGGGAGCCCTGGGTGGTCCGGCTGCGCTACGCGTACGCCGACACCCTGGAGGAGGCCGGTCGTCTCAACGACGCGCTGACCTGGTTCCACAAGACCAACGCGATCGACGCCGACGAGCTCACCGACGCTGCGGAGCGGGCCGAGTCGCTCGAGAAGAAGATCGACCGGAGCTGATCAGGGGCGGTCGGCGATGGTGACGATCGCCTGCTGGTTGCCGGCCGGCTGGGTGTCCCACCGGATGTCCTCGCGGTAGGCGATCCGCACCCTGTCGATCACGGCCAGGGCGGCCTCGTCGGCCTCGACGCGCAGGACGATCGAGTCGCCGCCGACGAGGCGCTGGCCCTCGGGGTCGACGAGGTCGGCGCAGAACTGGTCGGGCTGGGTGGTGACGCCGACCGTGCCGCGGCGGCAGAGCATCGGGGTGACCTTCAGCTTCACGTCGCTGGTGGTGTGCACCCGGACCCCGGAGATGCGCAGGGTCCGCCCGAAGTCGGCGGGAGCGGCGAACATGCCGACGTACAACGGTGCTCCGACGACGCCGTTGGCGTTGACGACCCTCTTCGAGACGGCGAGCTTCTCGGGGGTCATCGCGTACCAGACCAACCAGGTCAGGGCGAGGACCAGGGCGAGCACGAGAGCGGCGATCCGCCAGCCTCGGGACTGGAAGCTGGGGTGGGGGACCCGGGAGGTGTCGAGCTCGCGGTCCTTCGCCCGGGTGGGGCGCTCCGCGCGTCGGCGCCCTGGTGCCGGCGTGGTGCTGGGAGCGGTTCCTCCGTCGGTCATGGCCGAAGCGTAGGACACCCGAACCCGCTCGCGGCGCACCTGCCACACTCCTGCGCATGACGTTCCCCGCTCCCCGGATCCCCGAGCAGCCGAAGCGCCCCACGCTGGAGGGCAACGTCGCCGTCCGCGACGGACGGCGGCTCAGCTTCGCCGAGTACGGCTCGCGCCGGGGACCGGCCATCGTGTGGATGCACGGCACTCCGGGCGCGCGCCGCCAGATCCCCGTCGACGCGCGGGCGTACGCCGAGGAGGTGGGTGCCCGGATCATCGGGGTCGACCGTCCGGGGATCGGGTCGTCGACGCCGCACCTCTACGACAACGTCCTGGACTGGACCGGCGACCTGGCCCTGCTGCTCGACGCCCTGGCGATCGACAGTGCCCGGGTGATCGGCCTCTCCGGCGGTGGTCCGTACGCCCTGGCCGCCGGCGCTGCCCTGCCCGACCGGGTGCCCGGCGTCGGCGTGCTCGGCGGTGTGGCGCCCACCCGGGGTGAGGACGCGGCGGAGGGCGGCATCATCCAGCTGGCCGTGCATGCCGCGCCGCTGCTGGCCGCGACCCGGGTGCCGCTCGGGATCGCGCTCACCGGCGCGATCCGGACGGTCAAGCCGCTCGCCGGCCCGGCCCTCGACCTGTACGCCGCGGTGCAGCCCCCGGGGGACAAGAACCTGCTCGGGCGCCCGGAGTTCAAGGCGATGTTCCTCGACGACCTGCTCAACGGCAGCCGGTTCCAGACCTCGGCCCCGCTGGCCGACCTGCTGCTGTTCACGCGGGACTGGGGATTCCGGCTCGCGGACGTCAAGGTGCCGGTTCGTTGGTGGCACGGCGACGACGACCACATCGTCCCGTTCCGGCACGGCCAGCACTGCGTCGAGCGCCTCCCGGACGCCACGATGACGATCATCGACGGCGAGAGCCACCTCGGCGGCCTCGGCATCGCCGTGAAGGTGATGGACGAGCTGCTCGCGCTCGGGGGCTGATTGCGGCAGGGTGTGACCCAGACACGCGGCGGTTGCGCTGGTGTCGCGCCGTCCCATGGGCCACAATGGGAACACAACATCACAGGTGTCACTCCGCAAACGGTGTCCGCACGCGTTCGCATCCGACATCTCCGTTGAGACCGCTGGGGAAGGCGTATCTCGCGCCGGAGGTAGAGGAAGCGAGGGTTCGTGGTGACCGGAAGCATGAGTGCGACCAGGGGCGTGTTCTACGTCCACTCCGCGCCGTCCGCGCTGTGCCCGCACATCGAGTGGGCCGTGGGCGGCGTCCTCGGCGTACCCGTCAACCCGGACTGGACGCCGCAGCCGGCGCAGTCGGGGACCTACCGGGCCGAGTTCTCCTGGACCGGCAAGGTCGGTGCCGCCGCCGAGATGGCCTCCGCGCTGCGCGGCTGGAACCACCTGCGCTTCGAGGTGACCGAGGAGCCGACCTCGTCGACCGAGGGCGCCCGGTTCTCCTACACGCCCGACCTCGGTGTCTTCCACGCCGTGATGGGCCTGCACGGCGACATCATGATCCCCGAGGACCGGCTCAAGGCCTCCGTGGTCCGTGCCGCGCTCGGCGAGGTCACCCTCGAGAACGAGATCGACAAGCTCCTCGGCAAGCCCTGGGACGACGAGCTCGAGACCTTCCGGCACGCCGGTGAGGGCGCCCCCGTCCGCTGGCTGCACCAGGTGGTCTGACCCCGCCGACCGGCTCCACGACCTACGACGAACGCCCCGGCTCGATCACTCGAGCCGGGGCGTTCGTCGTTGTGGGAGCACTCGGTGGTCAGGGCCGCTGGACGGGAGGTGTTCCAGCGGCCCTGGAACGGGGGGAACGCCGCGACGCAGGGGCGGCCGGAACCGCCACCCGTCGGGTCAGGACGGCGAGCCGAAGACCACGGCGACGTTGGCGCCGCCGAAGCCGAACGAGTTGTTGATCGCCGCGATGTCGCCGATCGGCAGGTCGCGGGGCTTGGTCGCGACGTCGAGCTCGACGCGCTCGTCCTGCTCGTCGAGGTTGATGGTCGGCGGCGCGGTCCGGTGGTGGATCGCGAGCACGGTCGCAACCGCCTCGAGCGCGCCGGCGCCACCGAGCAGGTGACCGGTCATCGACTTCGTCGCCGAGACGACGAGGTCGTTGGCGGCCGAGCCGAGGATGGCGTGCAGCATCAGCGACTCGGCGACGTCACCCTGCGGGGTCGAGGTCGCGTGCGCGTTGACGTGGGCGATGTCGGTGGGGGCGACGCCGGCGTCCTGGACGGCGGCCTTGATGGCGCGGGCGCCACCGCGGCCGGCCGGGTCCGGCTGGGCGATGTCGTGCGCGTCGGCGGTGATGCCGGTGCCGAGGACCTCGGCGTAGATCCGGGCGCCGCGGGCCTGGGCGTGCTCGAGCGACTCGAGGACGAGGGCGCCGGCGCCCTCGCCGAGCACGAAGCCGTCGCGGGCCACGTCGAAGGGACGCGACACCTTGGTCGGGTCGCCGTCGTTCTTCGACAGGGCCATCATGTTGGCGAACGCGGCGATGGGCAGCGGGTGGATGGCCGCCTCGGTGCCGCCGGCGATCGCGACGTCGACCCGGCCGAGCCGGATCTGGTCGGCGGCCAGGGACACCGCCTCGTTGCCCGACGCGCACGCCGAGACCGGCGTGTTGACCGGGCCGCGGGCGCCCAGCTTGAGGCTGATGGTCGCGGCCGGGGCGTTGGCCATCAGCATCGGGACCGCGATCGGGGAGACCCGGCGCGGACCCTTCTCGAGCAGGACCTCGTGGTTGGACAGCAGCGTGTGCACGCCGCCGATGCCCGAGGCGAAGGCGACCCCGAACCGGTCGCCGTCGAGGTCGCCGGCCTCCTTGACGACGTCGAGGCCCGAGTCGGCCCACGCCTCGAGCGCCGCCACGAGGGCGAGCTGCGAGGAGCGGTCGAGCCGACGGGCGACGACGCGGTCGAGGACCTCGGACGGGTCGACGGCGGCCGGGGCGCCGATCTTCACGGGGAGACCGTCAGCCATGTCGCCGAGGGGACGAACCCCCGAGCGACCGGCGAGCAGGCCCTCCCAGGTGCTGGCGACATCGCCGCCGAGCGGGCTGGTGGTGCCCAGGCCGGTCACGACGACACGAGTGCGGGACATGGCTGTCGGTCTCCTTGGTGAGTCAGGTGGGGATCAGGCGGCGCGGTTGCGCTCGATGTAGGCGACGGCGTCGCCGACGGTCTTGAGGTTCTTGACCTCGTCGTCGGGGATGGTGACGCCGAACTTCTCCTCGGCCTCGACGACGACCTCGACCATGGAGAGCGAGTCGACGTCCAGGTCGTCGCTGAACGACTTGTCCAGCTGAACGCTGTCGGCCGGGATACCGGCGACCTCGTTGACGATCTCGGCGAGGGCGGCGCGGATCTCTTCGGTGCTCATTTTCTTGTTCTCCCGTGGTTGGTGGGTGGTGCGGGGTGGTGCAATCCGTGGGCGGGGCGCGGGGCGACCCGTCAGGGGACGACGACGACCTGGGCGGCGTACGCCAGGCCGGCGCCGAAGGCGATGAGGAGGGCGGTGTCGCCGCTCTTCGCGTCGCCGTCGTCGATCATCCGGCGCAGGGCCATCGGGACCGAGGCGGCCGAGGTGTTGCCGGCGTCGATGATGTCGCGGGCGATCCTGACCGACTCGGGCAGCCGCAGCGAGCGGGCCATGGCGTCGGTGATGCGGTTGTTGGCCTGGTGGGGGACGAACACGTCGAGCTCGTCGACGCTGATCCCGGCGCGGTCCAGCGCCTGCTGGGCCGTCTTGGCCATCGTGAACGACGCCCAGCGGAAGACCTCGTTGCCCTTCATGGTCAGGCACGGCATCGTCGGGTTGTCGGACGCGAGCACGTCGCGCCAGTCGGCGGTGCGGATGTGGTCGTAGTGCTCGCCGTCGGAGCCCCAGACGACCGGACCGATGCCGGGGGTCTCGGACGGCCCGACGAGGACCGCTCCCGCGCCGTCGGCGAAGATGAACGCCGTGCCGCGGTCGGTCGGGTCGGTGATGTCGGAGAGCCGCTCGACGCCGATGACCAGCGCGTAGCCGGCGGTGCCGCCGCGGACCATGTCGTTGGCCAGCGCGACGCCGTGGCAGAAGCCGGCGCACGCGGCCGAGATGTCGAAGGCCGCGGCCTGCTCGGTGCCGAGCTCGTGGGCGATCATCGTCGCGGCGGACGGGGTCTGCAGCAGGTGGCTGACGGTCGCGACGACGACACAGTCGACCTGGCGCGCGTCGACGCCGGCGGCGTCGAGGGCCTGCTGGGCGGCAGCGACGCTCATCGAGACGATGGTCTCGTCGTCGGTGGCGAAGCGGCGGGTCTTGATGCCCGAGCGCTGCTGGATCCACTCGTCGCTGGAGTCGATGGCGTCGATGACCTCGGAGTTGGGCACCAGGCGCGAGGGGCGGTACGCGCCGACGCCCAGGATGGCGGCGTACGACGGTCCGGTCTCGGTCCGCAGGGTCGTCATGCCGGCACGACCTCGGACTCGAGGGCGTGCCGCTCGCAGAACGCGCGGGCCTCGTCGAGCTGCTCGGGCCCGGTGAGCGCGAAGGTCTCGACCTCCTGCTCGCCGCCGCGGAAGTAGCGCTTGGCGATCCCCGTCAGGGTGCCGGCCGGCGGCAGCTCCAGGATGCCGGTCACACCGAGGTCGGTCATCCGCGCCAGGCACAGGTCCCAGCGGACCGGGCGGGCGATCTGCCCGACGATCCGGTCCAGCACCTCGCGGCCGTCGGTGAGCGTGGTGCCGTCGGAGTTGGTGATGAACGGCGTGTGGGCGTCGGCGACGGCGACCGCACGGGCCAGGCCCGCGACGTGGTCGACGGCCGGGGCCATGTGGGGGGAGTGGAACGCGCCGGCGACCGAGAGCGGGCGCAGGCGGCCGCCCTTCGGGCCGTTCTCGGCGAACGCGGCCAGCTGCTCGGTCGTGCCGGCGGCGACGATCTGGCCGGGGCCGTTGTCGTTGGCGGCGGTCAGGCCCTGCGCGGCGATCGCCGCCAGCACCTCGTCGCGGTCGCCGCCGAGGACGGCGGTCATCCCGGTCGGGGTGACCGCGGCAGCGTCGGCCATCGCGTTGCCGCGCTCGCGGACCAGGACCATGGCCTGCTCGGCGCTGAGCACGCCGGCGCCGACGGCGGCGGTGATCTCGCCGACGCTGTGGCCGGTCACCGCGCCCGGCGTGGCGCCGAGCTGGCGCGCGGCGACGAGGCCGGCGGCGACCAGCAGCGGCTGGGCGATCTTGGTGTCGCGGATCGTTTCCTCGTCGGCCTCGGTGCCGTAGTGCGCCAGGTCGAGGCCGGCGACGGC
This genomic interval from Nocardioides kongjuensis contains the following:
- a CDS encoding acyltransferase domain-containing protein, with product MLVIVAPGQGAQTPGFLSPWLEDDAVAAYVDWLSAVAGLDLAHYGTEADEETIRDTKIAQPLLVAAGLVAARQLGATPGAVTGHSVGEITAAVGAGVLSAEQAMVLVRERGNAMADAAAVTPTGMTAVLGGDRDEVLAAIAAQGLTAANDNGPGQIVAAGTTEQLAAFAENGPKGGRLRPLSVAGAFHSPHMAPAVDHVAGLARAVAVADAHTPFITNSDGTTLTDGREVLDRIVGQIARPVRWDLCLARMTDLGVTGILELPPAGTLTGIAKRYFRGGEQEVETFALTGPEQLDEARAFCERHALESEVVPA
- a CDS encoding tetratricopeptide repeat protein, which produces MADQRGRRDGAGAPRKGGPRQGGAPRKGASSRNGEDRKPYDRKPSGDRKPTGDRKPTGDRKPSGDRKPSGDRRWSDDRKPAGRGGKPTGERRPRMEPAERTEKQAIYDGPPLPEDVTGSELSASVRAQLKGLPEKLAARVARHLAAAGQLVDDEPETAYQHTLAAKARAPRIAAVREAVGEAAYAAGHYAEALSELRAAKRMNGVTAYLPIMADCHRALGNPTRALELAKSPSVVKFVPAAKAEMTLVEAGARRDLGQLDAALRTLEVSPLNTKTREPWVVRLRYAYADTLEEAGRLNDALTWFHKTNAIDADELTDAAERAESLEKKIDRS
- a CDS encoding DUF3145 domain-containing protein: MSATRGVFYVHSAPSALCPHIEWAVGGVLGVPVNPDWTPQPAQSGTYRAEFSWTGKVGAAAEMASALRGWNHLRFEVTEEPTSSTEGARFSYTPDLGVFHAVMGLHGDIMIPEDRLKASVVRAALGEVTLENEIDKLLGKPWDDELETFRHAGEGAPVRWLHQVV
- a CDS encoding beta-ketoacyl-[acyl-carrier-protein] synthase family protein; amino-acid sequence: MSRTRVVVTGLGTTSPLGGDVASTWEGLLAGRSGVRPLGDMADGLPVKIGAPAAVDPSEVLDRVVARRLDRSSQLALVAALEAWADSGLDVVKEAGDLDGDRFGVAFASGIGGVHTLLSNHEVLLEKGPRRVSPIAVPMLMANAPAATISLKLGARGPVNTPVSACASGNEAVSLAADQIRLGRVDVAIAGGTEAAIHPLPIAAFANMMALSKNDGDPTKVSRPFDVARDGFVLGEGAGALVLESLEHAQARGARIYAEVLGTGITADAHDIAQPDPAGRGGARAIKAAVQDAGVAPTDIAHVNAHATSTPQGDVAESLMLHAILGSAANDLVVSATKSMTGHLLGGAGALEAVATVLAIHHRTAPPTINLDEQDERVELDVATKPRDLPIGDIAAINNSFGFGGANVAVVFGSPS
- a CDS encoding acyl carrier protein; the protein is MSTEEIRAALAEIVNEVAGIPADSVQLDKSFSDDLDVDSLSMVEVVVEAEEKFGVTIPDDEVKNLKTVGDAVAYIERNRAA
- a CDS encoding alpha/beta fold hydrolase is translated as MTFPAPRIPEQPKRPTLEGNVAVRDGRRLSFAEYGSRRGPAIVWMHGTPGARRQIPVDARAYAEEVGARIIGVDRPGIGSSTPHLYDNVLDWTGDLALLLDALAIDSARVIGLSGGGPYALAAGAALPDRVPGVGVLGGVAPTRGEDAAEGGIIQLAVHAAPLLAATRVPLGIALTGAIRTVKPLAGPALDLYAAVQPPGDKNLLGRPEFKAMFLDDLLNGSRFQTSAPLADLLLFTRDWGFRLADVKVPVRWWHGDDDHIVPFRHGQHCVERLPDATMTIIDGESHLGGLGIAVKVMDELLALGG
- a CDS encoding beta-ketoacyl-ACP synthase III, which gives rise to MTTLRTETGPSYAAILGVGAYRPSRLVPNSEVIDAIDSSDEWIQQRSGIKTRRFATDDETIVSMSVAAAQQALDAAGVDARQVDCVVVATVSHLLQTPSAATMIAHELGTEQAAAFDISAACAGFCHGVALANDMVRGGTAGYALVIGVERLSDITDPTDRGTAFIFADGAGAVLVGPSETPGIGPVVWGSDGEHYDHIRTADWRDVLASDNPTMPCLTMKGNEVFRWASFTMAKTAQQALDRAGISVDELDVFVPHQANNRITDAMARSLRLPESVRIARDIIDAGNTSAASVPMALRRMIDDGDAKSGDTALLIAFGAGLAYAAQVVVVP